The Microtus pennsylvanicus isolate mMicPen1 chromosome 5, mMicPen1.hap1, whole genome shotgun sequence DNA segment ATGAAACATTTTCATCAAGATATGCATTGTTAACTCacatgaggagaaagaagaggaggagaaacattatcaagaaaataaatagcacAGTTGAATATTGTTTATATGACCAACTCTCTGCCAAAACACATTGAATGTTAGTCAATCTAATTTTAGCCCCACAAACATTCTATGAGCCCAATGATGCTAtcatcccatctaccttttaAGAAACCAAAGCACAGAGGCTAAGCAACTTCCTGAGTAACACCATTactggagatgccaggagacacaaCAGCACACTGGAAACTCTAAAGAATAAAATGCACTTGTTCATGTAATTTGAATCCAGTGGTGAGATGAGAAACTGAGAAGGTAAGAGAGAGACTCCTGTGTTCCTCCTGCAAGTCTGGTGCTTCCTTAGGGCTGGTGAGGATGTTAGTGAATGGAAGATTTGGCTAATCATACAGAACTGGCTACTGTTGTTTCTGTCATTAATGAGTGTCCGTTTATTATTTCTCTAGGCTAAAGTGTCCTCATGGCTGTCACACTGCAAGGTGCCCAAATGCTGCAGACGCTGGAGAGATCATTGAGGAAGTATCTTCCTGAATCCTTAAAGGTGATCTCAGAAAATGTGAAGGTCAACAAGGAGAAAGTGGAAGTGAAAAAGAGTCTGGCATTTATGCTTcactgtttgtgtgtgcacgcacgtgtggcatgtgtgaatgtgtttggtgtgattgatgtgtgtgtagtgtgtacatgcatgaatAGAATATGTGCATGCATGAAGAGCTCAAGATTGATGTtcagtgtcttccttgatcactttTCACCTTATAttaggacagggtttcttggtgaaCCTGGAGCTGACCAATTCCATTAGTATAGATGGGTTGTTCAGGAAATTCCCCTGACTATTCTTTCCAAGCATTGGGATTGCAAGCAGGATGTCAGCACTACTAGGTACTGTGTGGGTACTGGCGATGAGAACTTTGAACTGGAGTTTATATGTGGAGTTTATTGTGTGGTAAGTGCTTTAttcattgagccatcttcccaaatCCTATGCAATATTATTTTGAGCCaatacatatttcatatttttccaaTTTAATTTACATAACTTTTTTCAATATATTGCCACTATATCTGTGTCATTAGTTAAGAATATGGAGATATAGTTAGCTgaggtagtgcatacctttaatctctgcacttggaaGCCAATAGGCAGGtgattctgtgagttcgaggctatccTATCTACATATgcgttctgggccagccagggatacataatgTGAGACTCAACCATCATAAGAAGACTGTGGTGATATAAAGAAGTAATTTAAACATTATGGTAAGCAAGACTTCTCGAGAGACAGGTGCTTGCCTGCAGGCCTGACAGCCTGGGTCTGATCTTCAGATCCCACTCGGTGACAGAAAAGAACTAAGTCCTAAAAGTTaccatctgacctccacacacatgctgtgactCATGGATGCCccacaaataaaatacataaataaaatgcaagaatATGTGGGATATCTATTTCTTCATATCTCAAAGGCATTGAGTTGCAGCACAGTCGTGTGCACAGATGGACTTTGCCCTCTGCTGACTGATAagtttttctattgctttttttcAAGAATCATTCCTTAGCAGCACTTGAGATTCCCTGGGGTTTTCCTTCACATTTAGTTGAGGGTACCTATTAATGTTTAATTTGTTCCTTCCAGGAGAATGCTTGCCATGTGAAAATTAAACCATCTTGAGTTGAAAGTTAGAAACATGTCTGTTGCTCTGAGCTTAACGCATATCAGAATATTTTGAACTtggcttccatttttttctccacAAACCCAGTGCAACTGAGTAGAGACCTTAGAGTTGACTAAACGATGTCAATAGATACAAATATTTACATGTGAGCTGTATAAAAGCAGCTCTAATGGTGGATTCagatgcttgatttttttttttatcaaacgaGGTAAGGTCCACTCCAGTGGAGCTCAAGTATaactatgtttgtgtgtgctgtgtatgtgtgtttgtgtgtatggtttatgtgtgtatatatgtatgcagtgtttatgttttctgtgtgttctgtATGTGCTTGTGGTGGTGTATGTATGGACGTATGTATGGATGTATTTATGTGAAGTTTTTCTGTCCTGACTGCTTGGttacaaataaacacactgaggcttacattaattataaatgcttaacCTATAGCTCAGTTTTATTACGATTTCTTCaacttaactcatttctattcatctttgtGCTGCACTGAGGCTTGTAACTATTACCTCTATCTCATTTTGTGTGTCCAATTACTTCTGCATCcgctggtgactcctctgactccacccttcccccttcccagaattctcctagtctggctctcttGTTCAATCTATTCCTCCTCAGCTATTGGTCAATCATCTATTTATTAGTCAATGAAAGTAATACACATTCATTGTGTACAAAGACTACTCTAtaacatatatgtgaatatgcatgtatttgtatatgtatttctgtgtgtatgtgtgtttgtgtgagtagtTGTATGTGTGTAAAATAGTTCATGTGTATTTCACCtgtttgtgtatttctgtgtgtgtttgtgtgagtagtTGTATGTGTGTAAAATAGTTCATGTGTATTTCACCtgtttgtgtatttctgtgtgtgtttgtgtgagtagtTGTATGTGTGTAAAATAGTTCATGTGTATTTCACCTGtttgtatatttctgtgtgtgtttgtgctcatCTTTGTGTGTGAGTAGATGAATGTTTGTGCTTGTGTGATTGCATGTGTGTGGCTTAGAGAAAAAATAGTTCCAGATTTCTGGCACTCTATAAGGCATTTTGTACAAAATTATTTAAGACAAAATGAGTAGATTTGGTTCTTactttctcttatatttttggttgtaagcctagcctttaatggctgagccatctctccagccctcagttaTTACTTTCTCTAGCAGATTTTCTACTCccttttataaagaagaaaaatattatcaTTCTATTACTTatagactgttttgttttatttaataataaaaggcTAATGGGGGAACCAGTCCTACTATTTACTACCCAAATAAATCTGTCTCAAatcaaactaaaatgaaaaaaaaccacattttagTAAAGTTCACTGATAAGAGCCAAGACCTTCTACGTTCCCTGGAAATCCACAGGTGTCAAGAAATCTCTCAGGGAGAAAGTAAACTTAAATTTTTCTCGGAAATTATATCATTTGATACATTATTTTTTCATGAGTTATTTTTATGTTGAACAACTATTTTTAGAAATTCTAAAAGCTAAAAGCTATTTTTACATGTTCGCTGATATGGAATATTAAAATGTAATCTCTCTATTCCTTATGTTAAAGGTGAATGTCAAGCATTTTGAGAACAATCTGGGTGTTTCCCAGTGGTTTTGTTGAGCCCATGGAGTGAGATGAGGTCACTCTCTAGCTTTTAAAAGGGAATACTTAACTCTTTAGTCATGCACTAGTGTACACATTTTCTCCCAAGAGAAGTCTGGAATATCCTTAAAGAAAAGAGTAGTGAATGAGATCGTTTGTCCTAGATTCTTCCTTGGCTCTTTGTTATCACCAACTGTCACAATTTCACAGGAATGTCTCTGTCCAGACCACACAAGGTGCTTTTTGATTCATCTTAATAAACTAACCGTCTCACTTCCTTTCAGGTTTATGGGACTGTCTTTCACATGAACCATGGAAACCCATTCAACCTAAAAGCTGTAGTTGACAAGTGGCCTAATTTTAACACAGTGGTTGTCCGTCCTCAGGAACAGGTAAGGAACTAGATGTGAACAAATATGCTTATATGATTATTCATGTAGAATCTAAAAAAATCTTATCCCAGATTACATGCTTTAGGAGGCCACTTCCTTGTTCCCAGTtacccagaccacaaaataatcacacagaaactatatgatttaaatcactgcctggccaatcacttaagcatattgctagctagctcttatatctttggttaacccatttttattattttatattttattatgaggcttgtggcctaccagcaaggttccagctggcagctctcatctttctcctctgccggatccatggcatcttgctgactcctccttcttcctcccagcattcagtttagttttccctatctgtctgtattctgccctgccaagcccaagacagcttctttattaacaaatggtaaccacagcatagaaagggaaatcccacatcacctcaccttttctgtctaaataaaaaggaaggttttagttttaacatagtaaaattacatataacaaaacaggtgtcaaacaagaattacatatactatatttatattttttatcttttatcataactaaggaaaactgtaactatctattcttcaactccatcaaagactccagaagtttataaaattacctaagttaacagggaGTGCATTgttagcaacttccaaaactagaatttaaagagacatctcactgcctagacatTCACCctaagttcttctgtaccattggggcatccatcttcagcttataggcccatagtatctggaagacttttccatgaagcaggaaatttcaaagacagttttgcctatattggcagtttgtcagtcactttcttctgtgttctgcagaatgtctggcagactctttcatgaagcaggaaccctgaaggatcttCTCACATTTaaacaagttcagcagtcatttttctgtggatcctgcatgtccagttcatacagcatagcattaAGCAGTCCAAGTAacagcagttttttgcccaaatggctaaccaacaccataaagagcctcttcggtgcccatcattttcttgatgtagattggtgctgccaggagaagatgtgtctcattgtcatgaaaagtcttgacttttaaaaacactttaaatgtcatattctctaGTCTTtggaaggtttgaagaatacctatctgaaatatatctctatatacctagaaacctaactaacatgattacaagcttgattattatagatggctatctattaacctgtatttcttaattatatgttacatttttaaatgaactgcacaaacacaatttcTTAAtcaaaaacagaattaaatatgtaacaaaattgaccttaaatttttgttgatagatccataccaaagcaaagtattcatttctatatcatatccccctttaaatgtagagaaactttTATAAAGATTATTTGGGGAATTCAggtatagttctctccaaactgcttcctgctttttgttgagcaaagtaattttggggtgtgttcatggcaaccttttggggagtcttggttcatcaaaccacattagtctggaaagattcacaggttctcatcctctgtggaaacaaaagaagaacctcttttctaaagcaacaaatCCTTTGACCCAAATTCTGACCCAAAatatgatacctttaaaatatacaagctgatctagcttagcagcccatacagtgaaatgtctctccgtatttagctccttcacagtcaaaaatttaaagaaaacacaataatatacatagtctagactctttgtgtatattcccaTCTCTACATGGCTTATtcttcttactctattacttttaatacaagtttaatatttattttattatctttactcctttaatctatgactgtctatactcttacattatatttactgtctctttactctttttttctctcccaagcctacatacattttttaacaCACTATGTCTTTTATACATAgagatcttttatgtctgaatctgtcctattgtgtatcttaaatccttttctgtccaggagtaCTTCTTAAAATGATTAACAGCCTtactaggactaaggctgctttgccttttggctctgtcCAATCCAACATGGTGGAACACTGTTTagtgtgagccatgctcacagccccaattttcaggcacacagtgggtctatgttgccattaagaaTGTTGTAGAACTaaactcacaaaccccatttaaatggtCAGTAGCCAGACcacccaaaagagtcagagctgCCTGTGCCGGAGAACCAGGAACTGCTGTTTTTTAAAGAAGCTGCACAGTTCTTTACTGCATCTCTCTAAAAGCAGCCACAagcccatctagaaaaaaaattgtggctACCAGGAAATTGTGctaaattctgttcttttgtgtctagaattccttttcaagctctctcaggttttaagtggatttagttgaccaCATTGGGGCAACATTCTGttgtaggaagctgcttgttcgttcctggctacccagaccacaaaataatcacacagaaactatatgatttaaatcactgcttggccaatcacttaaatatatttaagcatattgttagctagctcttatatatttggttaacccatttctattattttatattttaccatttgTCTTGggacctaccagcaaggttccagctggcatctcccatctttcccctctggctgctccatggcatcttgctgactcctctttctttctcccagcactgcAGTCATAAACAATAAGCAATAAGTAttatctctcctttctccatgaTAACAGGACATGGCAGATGATCATGATTTCTACACCAATACTTACCAAATCTTCTCTAAAGATCCCCAGAACTGTCAGGAATTCCTGGACTCCCCAGAAGTAATCAACTGGAAACAACATTTGCAGATTCAAAGTAAGAACAATGAGAAATGAGCTCAATCCCTTCTGTCTCTTATCTCACAAGATCTCCATGCTCTCCCTGCCAAGTTCCATGTCCTTAGTCAGATGTTCACAATTTGTGACCTCAAAGTATAAGTCTGTAATATGAGGGCTGGGCTCATtggtgtttctgtcccacccagtcccccagccatttagtcccagagaaaatcatacaGAGATCTTGagaagattataaactgattggcccattagctcaggcttcatattagctcgtataatgtatattaacccattattcttatctatgttagccacatggctcagtacctttttcagcagggtaggtcacatcctccTTCTtaggtggtctgggcaggaatgggaggaatagACTTCTTCCTTctaagaattctcctgttctcatcacctcacctctacttcttgtctggttgacccatttatacttcctgcctggccaatcagcgtttattcaaaatataattgacagaatacagacaattctcccacaccacttccccctctctttttttaaacaaaggaaaatatccatagtccattttttgggaatgtgggtgtagtttttcaGTCTACTTTCAGCTGGTTAGGGGCGatgataatcttatgaggacctaaagaaaatttagaattataatcaagtcctgactggagtatcctgtgaggcttgatcatctcaggcacatcttgaatctgttctggatgtagaactcagacatctgggccatctgttcctactggagatttttcaggtggtcttccttgaccaAACCTGAGTTTtctaactcagaatgaatccacagcctctcatttcctgtggaaacaaaagcaaaatctcttctccaaagtaacatatcttttgacttcaattttgaagtcaaggtattttcaaaatacctatcttgtgTTAGTTCAGCagtatttataagcaaatatcttagCAGTTGTTGTtctttcctcagcatttaaacaattcaaaAAGAGCACAATAACATAGAATATcaagattctttgtgtattttttatctttacgtggctttattttaacctctattttttatttttacttttactgtttgagacaggttctctgtatatctttgtcctggaataactctgtagaccaggttgtccttgaactcacagagatcttgcctgtgtctgcctccccagtgctgggattaaaggtgtctgccaccacaacttgaattcacagaggtctgtctgcctttgcctcccaaactttggaattaaaggcttgtgctaccacaccttgaactcacagagatctgtctgcctctgcctcccaggcattgggattaaaagtgtgtaccaccacacccaactactctctttttttattttaaggactttaatctttagcctgcatatatttttaacacagtgtaaaccatttagaggctttttttcatctttgactctctttactgtatatctctcttttttgaccacacaagtctttaatttaccaagcaatatgggtaggattaaggccgtggctttgatggctggatccaccccattacTTAGCTTTATgcgattccagcctcatggcggagttACCAGCTGTAGCCACGTTTATTGCCACatctctatggagtttcaaggtccctgctgcAAGCTGCAGTAGTGCACTCAGAAGACACACTCAAATGCTCCGTAGTCAGATTACCTgcgtgaaagagtcagagtttgccctggcaggagggcccagaatgccagcattttaaaacagcacagctttttccATGGCTCCTTTTTctgcggggcaggtcacatcctgattcttctgtggtctgggcaggaataggaggaatgggcttcctccttcccagaattctcctgttctcatcacccacctctacttcctgtcttgttgacccacctatacttccagcctggccaatcagcatttattcaaaatataattgacagaatacagacaattctcccataccataagtcaaataaatccttctaCCCCCAGTTGAGTTTCATTATAGTGTTCTTAACAGCCACAGTATGAAACTAGAACAGGGGGATAGGTCAGCTAATATTTGATGTAATAGAAAACTCATAATAAAGAGAATCAACAATTTAGTTTGGGCTTTGCAGGCAGCACAGTACTCTTCTCTACTAAATTTGTTCACGTATCATATGGTGATTGGAGAACTCAATACATGTTGTTTCACCATAGGCTCATTCACATGTGTAGATGGTGGTTCTGACTGTCAGTCAATGCCAACTATTGGTTGTGATGATGGTACAATGTGTCTCTGGTCAGCTACCCTTTGCTAGTTTCTATGTAGTTGGTTTCAAGGTAACTAggatcaatcaaccaatcaataaataaagtCTCAAGGTCTAACACTGTTAAGACTCTTTTTGTATAAGTTTATATTCCTATTGATCAGATGGGGTATGGAAGTGAACTACTCCAGGGAACAGATGCAGTGAATTAAATTCCAAATCCTTGCTTCAATAATCTACtatattgggggctggagagatggctcagaggttaagagcattgcctgctcttccaaaggtcctgagttcaattcccagcaaccacatggtggctcacaaccatctgtaatggggtctggtgccctcttctggcctgcaggcatatacacagacagaatattgtatacataataaataaataaatattaaaaaaagaagaaaaaatctaCTATATTGGGTACATGACTCAGAAGAATCTGGGTACCATATTTTATAGctcattctcttttattttcaaaactacaCAATTATATACCTTAAAAAAACTTAGTTCCAGTCTTGGTTCATTCACAAAATGACTATGAATTAATTCATTCCCTGTCATGTCATCATTTTTGTAAAACAGGGAACATTTTGCCCGCCATGTCTATATGGTCGTTCACACAGCAGCATCAACATGAGCATATTCAAATTCTATCTTAAATCTCACACTTTCTACCCCATTGGAGAGGCCCCACCCAGAACATATCTagccatttcctctcttcttagAAGTTCATAATGTTTTCTTATAAACCCATTTAGGTTCCCAGTCTCACCTGAATGAGGCGATACAAAATATTGCAAACATTCAGTCTTTCCAAGTCAACCGCTCAGAAAACATCCTCTTTGTAACAGCAGAGACAATCAAGAAACTGTTCCCTGACCTGCTGGATCCAAAGAATTTATCTCCGGGTAGTGGCAAGCCCAAGGCCATGTGAGTTTGATCAGAGCTGTTATATATCTCTCACATCTTTCTTCTACAGCCCCACTGCTGAGGCTGATTTTACTCTGGTCCTTGCTGTCCACACTCTTGTAGATGACCCCACCCATTCTCATACAAGCAACTCTAATTATATTCAGCTGgttacactacacacacaaaagaaatgaaagaagaactTATGGGGCAGAACTTCAATAGAATGAGGACAGTAGAATGAaggtagttaagagtgcttaaaACTAACAtatgtgcacccacccacggagacagtggggctgatctattgggagcccaccaaggccagctggactgtgactgaaaaagcaggggataaaaccggactctctgaatgtggcagacaatgagggctgtggagaagccaaggacaatggcactgggttttgatcttacttcatgttctggcttcgtgggagcctagccagtttggatgttcaccttcctagaccaggatggaggggggaggacgttggactttccacagggcagggaaccctgactgctcttcagacttgagagggagggggagaggagtgggggagagggagaggagtgggggaacagggagaggagtgggggggggtgggaggctgggaggaggcggaaattgtttttttctcaataaaaaaaaagaaaaaactaacatATGTGACATATATTTATGGGATTATTAaataacaaacttttaaaaagtttgaatTATAATAttgccagcaagatggttcatcAATTAAGGACTTTGATGGCCAAGGCTGACTAACTGAGCTACTGAACTCAATACCTGAGACCAACATGGTCAAAGGAGATAACCATCTCCACAGATTCTTCTCTAATCCACAGTCCATGTACATCCATACCCTCTTATTCATCCCCACACAAAAAGTCATTAAATAAGTTAAGAAGGGAAATTAAAAATGGTAAGAATAATCTACAAAAGTATAAATCTGACCaggttcctctctctctttttttttcattattgtaaAAGTAAAGTCCTCTGTTCACTGTTTGACATTTATTattcttgctcattttctcctaCCACTCTGGCCTTTCTGCCCTTCCAGCATAAGTCCATCTATATTCCAGGACTTTGCATTTGCTGCTTCCAATGCTCTGCCCCTTAAGATAATAGAGGTAGGAATAGACTGTACCCTTATATTAACaggctttgctttcttcttggaCCCTCTATAGCAATCAAGACATGTTTAAACTTTCATCCTTGGATATCACCCATGCTACCTTGGTGAATAAATTCTGGCTTTTTGGTGGCAATGAGCGGAGCCATAGATTCATTGAACGCTGTATAAAGAAGTTCCCAAGTTGCTGTGTCCTGGGGCCTGAGGGGACCCCTGCATCCTGGACCCTAATGGACCAAACTGGAGAGATGCGAATGGGAGGCACCATGCCTGAGTATCGAAACCAAGGTCTTGTCTCCTTTGTTGTCTATTCACAAGACCAGATTATGAAGAAACGTGGCTTTCCTGTTTATTCTCACACAGACAAAAGCAATATTGCCATGCAAAAAATGAGTTACAAACTGCAACATCTCCCCATGCCCAGTGCCTGGAACCAATGGAAGTGTGTGCCTATGTgaagctagccttgaacacaagatggtgttgggggtggggggaatctgGGGATGTAATTGGATGGCAGACAAAGAATAAAGGTGACCaaaaagagagaataaatggaaacCAGATGCAAAGGAGTGGGGCTGTCTGTACTCTGGGGAAGCAGTGTGAATGGCTGACAGATATGCCATAGTTCATGTTCATCAGATTGTTCTTAGACTCCCTGAAGTTCATTATCAGAAGAAGGTCTATGTCTTTCAGTATTGAACTCTTCTAATTTAGTCACACATCCTGGATCTATATGACACTCCCTTATCAACTACACAAAGCTCCAAATGGTTCCTCTTGGAAAAGGAGTGTCATCACTACATGTAATTGGACCATTATGTTATGAAGGTCAAGCTCATCTTGGCTTACCATTAGTGGGTCATGTGTACTAAGAAATCCCTCCATGTTTTAGAGTTTAGTGTAAGattgcagatttttaaaaagtatgtctcCCTGAATTTCCTCTAAATCTCTTGTCATATAACTCTGCACAactctaatttttttaattgcaatGATCTATCTTCTTATTTTCATCAATCCAACTAAAGGCTTGTCAATAGTTTGACATAACCAGCTCTTAGTTCTTATTGGTTCTTTATCTTGTTTTGTTATTGGTATTCGAAACTTTCAAAGGACTGTCTTTtccctcattttttcttttatttattttaattttatgttcgcttgtgtttttcctgcatgcatgtctgtgtgagggtatcggATCCCAAGGAACAGGAGTTTCAAacattgtgaactgccatgtgggtgctggcaattgaacccaggccctctagaAGAGTATCcaatgctctgaaccactgagctaccctcatttttttaaaaccagactttcctttttgtttttttttaataaatgggaactcttGTGTGCCACAGTTAGCTTTCTGCAGTTCCCTCATCATTCTCAAGGATAAATCCTCTCCATAATATACAACGTGCAATATTTATAAACTTTGAGATTGTCTATGTAATCATAGATACACCATTTGTGCTGAGAATGAAATTGGGCCATAATTAATCAGTAAGAAAGGGTACATATTCCATGATGCTTTCATGTAGGGGTCAACTGACTTTTGTAGAAAATCTAAGATGCGTAATGAGACAGTATGTGATTCCTTGCAAAAAAAaactgcacaaaataaaaatcaaggccTCAATATGAACTGtcataagaaaatataaacagcGCCCTTCAAAATAGGTGTGCAAAAGGATTTTCTAAACAGGACTCTGTGTCCCCAGAAATTAAGACCAAGAATTGACAACTGAAACTTCATAAAACTAAACGGACCCTATATAAATGAGCAAACAATGAACAGGGTGAAAAGGAAAGCAGCAGAAAGGCAGGCAATTTC contains these protein-coding regions:
- the LOC142851102 gene encoding glycine N-acyltransferase, whose product is MAVTLQGAQMLQTLERSLRKYLPESLKVYGTVFHMNHGNPFNLKAVVDKWPNFNTVVVRPQEQDMADDHDFYTNTYQIFSKDPQNCQEFLDSPEVINWKQHLQIQSSQSHLNEAIQNIANIQSFQVNRSENILFVTAETIKKLFPDLLDPKNLSPGSGKPKAINQDMFKLSSLDITHATLVNKFWLFGGNERSHRFIERCIKKFPSCCVLGPEGTPASWTLMDQTGEMRMGGTMPEYRNQGLVSFVVYSQDQIMKKRGFPVYSHTDKSNIAMQKMSYKLQHLPMPSAWNQWKCVPM